The proteins below are encoded in one region of Pseudomonas putida NBRC 14164:
- a CDS encoding cytochrome c oxidase subunit 3 yields the protein MASHQHYYVPAQSKWPIIATIGMFITVFGLGTWFNDMKAGHPESHGPLIFFVGALFLAYMLFGWFGAVVKESRAGLYSPQLDRSFRWGMSWFIFSEVMFFLAFFGALFYVRVLAGPWLGGDGAKGVAHMLWPTFEFTWPLLHTPDPKLFPPPKEVIDPWHLPLINTILLVSSSVTITIAHHALRRDHRGPLKFWMALTILLGLSFIALQAFEYHEAYTKLGLTLGSGIYGATFFMLTGFHGAHVTLGTIILIVMFVRILRGHFNPEKHFGFEAASWYWHFVDVVWVGLFIFVYVL from the coding sequence ATGGCAAGTCATCAGCACTACTACGTACCGGCGCAGAGCAAGTGGCCGATCATTGCCACCATCGGCATGTTCATCACGGTGTTCGGCCTGGGCACCTGGTTCAACGACATGAAGGCTGGCCACCCGGAATCGCACGGGCCGCTGATCTTCTTCGTGGGTGCGTTGTTTCTGGCCTACATGCTGTTCGGCTGGTTTGGCGCAGTGGTCAAGGAGAGCCGGGCCGGGTTGTACAGCCCGCAACTGGACCGCTCGTTCCGCTGGGGCATGAGCTGGTTCATCTTTTCTGAAGTCATGTTCTTCCTGGCCTTCTTCGGTGCGCTGTTCTACGTGCGCGTCCTGGCAGGGCCGTGGCTGGGTGGCGACGGGGCCAAGGGTGTTGCACACATGCTGTGGCCCACGTTCGAATTCACCTGGCCGCTGCTGCACACGCCCGACCCGAAGCTGTTCCCGCCGCCCAAGGAAGTGATCGACCCGTGGCACCTGCCGCTGATCAACACCATCTTGCTGGTCAGTTCCAGTGTGACCATCACCATTGCCCACCACGCCCTGCGCCGTGATCACCGCGGGCCGCTGAAATTCTGGATGGCCCTGACCATCCTGCTGGGGCTCAGCTTCATTGCATTGCAAGCCTTCGAGTATCACGAAGCCTATACCAAGCTCGGGCTGACGTTGGGGTCGGGGATCTATGGCGCGACGTTCTTCATGCTCACCGGGTTCCACGGTGCCCACGTGACCTTGGGCACGATCATCCTGATCGTGATGTTCGTGCGCATCTTGCGCGGGCATTTCAACCCCGAGAAACACTTCGGCTTCGAGGCAGCCAGCTGGTATTGGCACTTCGTCGACGTGGTGTGGGTGGGGTTGTTCATCTTTGTGTATGTGCTGTAG
- a CDS encoding carbonic anhydrase, whose protein sequence is MPVKDPSKVVPEVPAEGADAALKHIVDGFLRFHHDVFPEQQELFKKLATAQTPRAMFITCADSRIVPELITQSSPGDLFVTRNVGNVVPPYGQMNGGVSSAIEYAVLALKVHHIIVCGHSDCGAMRAVLNPQSLTKMPTVSAWLRHAEVARTVVENNCSCGTEHETMQVLTKENVIAQLHHLRTHPSVASRLAAGELFIHGWVYDIETSKIEAYDAISDSFLPLAAGEPVPCATPRGRY, encoded by the coding sequence ATGCCCGTCAAGGACCCATCCAAGGTCGTTCCGGAGGTACCCGCTGAGGGCGCCGATGCCGCCCTGAAGCACATCGTCGACGGCTTCCTGCGCTTTCACCATGACGTCTTCCCCGAACAGCAAGAGCTGTTCAAGAAGCTCGCCACTGCGCAAACGCCGCGTGCCATGTTCATCACCTGCGCCGACTCGCGCATCGTCCCCGAGCTGATCACCCAGAGCTCGCCTGGCGACCTGTTCGTAACCCGTAACGTGGGTAACGTGGTACCGCCCTACGGTCAGATGAACGGCGGCGTTTCCAGCGCCATCGAATACGCCGTGCTTGCGCTGAAAGTGCACCACATCATCGTCTGTGGGCATTCCGACTGTGGCGCCATGCGTGCAGTACTCAACCCGCAATCGCTGACCAAGATGCCGACTGTTTCCGCCTGGCTGCGCCATGCCGAAGTGGCGCGTACCGTGGTCGAGAACAACTGCTCGTGCGGTACCGAACACGAAACCATGCAGGTGCTGACCAAGGAAAACGTGATCGCCCAGTTGCATCACCTGCGCACCCACCCTTCGGTTGCCTCGCGCCTTGCAGCCGGTGAGCTGTTCATTCATGGCTGGGTTTACGACATCGAAACCAGCAAGATCGAAGCTTATGACGCCATCAGCGACAGCTTCCTGCCCCTGGCTGCTGGCGAGCCGGTCCCCTGCGCTACTCCGAGAGGCCGCTACTAA
- a CDS encoding SURF1 family protein → MRPFRPGWVPTLVVLALLPGLVALGCWQLGRAEEKRALLATYAERRIEAPITTAQLASRDDNAFRRVHLYGRFDAEHSVLLDNRMRDGQAGVELLQPFHDQASGQWLLINRGWLPWPDRRVPVHFDTPAHALALDASVYVSPGSTFQLHPDPEGGQWPHLLTAVDAAQLWPALGREGFAHELRLEPGPAAYRLDWPVVAMGPEKHLGYAVQWFALAGALVLLYLYFGWHHNKEKRHGHRHSTGRA, encoded by the coding sequence GTGAGGCCGTTTCGCCCAGGCTGGGTACCGACCTTGGTGGTGCTTGCACTGCTGCCGGGGCTGGTTGCGCTCGGCTGCTGGCAACTCGGCCGCGCCGAGGAGAAGCGCGCGCTGTTGGCCACCTATGCCGAGCGGCGCATCGAGGCGCCGATCACCACCGCCCAGCTCGCATCACGCGACGACAATGCGTTTCGCCGCGTGCACCTGTACGGCCGCTTCGACGCCGAGCACAGCGTATTGCTGGACAACCGCATGCGCGATGGCCAGGCCGGTGTCGAACTCCTGCAACCCTTCCATGACCAAGCCAGTGGCCAGTGGCTGCTGATCAACCGCGGCTGGCTGCCATGGCCAGACCGCCGTGTGCCGGTGCATTTCGATACCCCTGCACACGCCTTGGCACTGGACGCTTCGGTGTATGTATCGCCGGGCAGCACGTTCCAGCTGCATCCCGACCCTGAAGGCGGCCAATGGCCGCACCTGCTCACTGCCGTTGATGCCGCGCAGCTATGGCCGGCGCTGGGCCGTGAAGGCTTTGCCCATGAGTTGCGCCTGGAGCCCGGCCCGGCGGCCTATCGCCTGGACTGGCCGGTTGTCGCCATGGGCCCGGAAAAACACCTGGGCTACGCCGTGCAGTGGTTTGCCCTGGCGGGTGCACTGGTTCTGCTTTACCTCTATTTCGGCTGGCACCACAACAAGGAGAAACGCCATGGCCACCGCCACTCCACTGGACGTGCCTGA
- a CDS encoding SulP family inorganic anion transporter — MNITQLKAALPRELLASVVVFLVALPLCMGIAIASGMPPAKGLITGIIGGIVVGFLAGSPLQVSGPAAGLAVLVFELVRQHGMAMLGPILLLAGLLQLLAGRLRLGCWFRVTAPAVVYGMLAGIGVLIVLSQVHVMFDTAPQPSGLQNLLEFPSTVAAALPQENAGSGWMAGALGLGTIAIMWGWERLRPQRLRFVPGALLGVAAMTAISMWLALPVNRVQVPADLSEAIDWLRPADLMQLADPTLLVAAFALAFIASAETLLSAAAVDRMHSGQRSDFDRELSAQGIGNMLCGVLGALPMTGVIVRSSANVQAGAQTRASAIFHGLWLLAFVVVLSSVLQQIPVASLAGVLVFTGVKLVDFKAFRGLGRYGRMPMFTYAATALAIIFTDLLTGVLLGFALTLLKLAFKAARLKINLVSLAKDGHMELRLSGAATFLKVPALTQVLDTVPAGTTLHVPLGNLSYIDHSCLELLEDWNRSNAANGSRLLIEQRRLKRRIEGRLRTTAGVGA; from the coding sequence GTGAACATTACACAGTTGAAAGCGGCCCTGCCGCGTGAGTTGCTGGCGTCGGTGGTGGTCTTTCTGGTGGCCCTGCCGTTGTGCATGGGTATCGCGATTGCCTCGGGCATGCCGCCGGCCAAGGGCCTGATTACCGGCATTATCGGCGGCATTGTGGTGGGTTTCCTCGCCGGTTCGCCGTTGCAGGTCAGCGGCCCAGCCGCCGGCCTGGCGGTACTGGTGTTCGAGCTGGTGCGCCAGCATGGCATGGCCATGCTTGGGCCGATCCTGTTGCTGGCCGGGCTGCTGCAGTTGCTGGCCGGGCGCCTGCGCCTGGGTTGCTGGTTTCGTGTCACTGCGCCAGCGGTGGTGTACGGCATGTTGGCGGGGATTGGCGTGCTGATCGTGTTGTCGCAGGTGCATGTGATGTTCGACACGGCGCCGCAGCCTTCCGGGTTGCAGAACCTGCTGGAATTCCCGTCCACCGTTGCCGCAGCCCTGCCACAGGAAAACGCAGGCTCCGGCTGGATGGCCGGTGCGCTGGGCCTGGGCACCATCGCCATCATGTGGGGCTGGGAACGCCTGCGGCCGCAGCGGCTGCGCTTCGTCCCTGGCGCGCTGCTGGGTGTTGCCGCCATGACTGCCATCAGTATGTGGCTGGCCTTGCCGGTAAACCGCGTGCAGGTGCCGGCAGACCTGTCCGAGGCCATCGACTGGCTCCGCCCGGCTGACCTGATGCAACTGGCCGACCCTACCCTGCTGGTCGCCGCCTTTGCCCTGGCCTTCATCGCCAGCGCCGAAACCTTGCTCTCGGCCGCGGCGGTAGACCGCATGCACAGCGGCCAGCGTTCGGACTTTGACCGTGAACTGTCGGCCCAAGGTATCGGCAACATGCTCTGTGGCGTGCTGGGCGCGCTGCCGATGACGGGTGTGATCGTGCGCAGCTCGGCCAATGTGCAGGCGGGGGCGCAGACACGGGCATCGGCAATCTTCCACGGCTTGTGGCTGTTGGCCTTCGTGGTGGTGTTGAGCAGCGTGCTGCAGCAGATTCCGGTGGCGAGCCTGGCGGGTGTGCTGGTGTTTACCGGGGTCAAGCTGGTCGACTTCAAGGCATTTCGTGGCCTGGGCCGTTATGGTCGCATGCCGATGTTCACCTATGCGGCGACGGCGCTGGCCATCATCTTCACCGACCTGCTGACCGGTGTGCTGCTGGGCTTTGCCCTGACCCTGCTGAAGCTGGCGTTCAAGGCAGCGCGGCTGAAGATCAACCTGGTGAGCCTCGCCAAGGATGGTCACATGGAACTGCGCCTCAGTGGCGCGGCCACGTTCCTGAAGGTGCCGGCGCTGACCCAGGTGCTGGATACCGTACCCGCGGGCACCACGTTGCATGTGCCGTTGGGCAACCTGAGCTACATCGACCACTCGTGCCTTGAGCTGCTGGAGGACTGGAACCGCAGTAATGCGGCCAATGGGTCGCGGTTGTTGATCGAGCAGCGGCGCCTGAAGCGGCGGATCGAGGGGCGGTTGCGGACTACGGCGGGGGTTGGGGCGTGA
- the ctaD gene encoding cytochrome c oxidase subunit I, whose product MSTVIDDHAHGHEHAHGPAKGLMRWVLTTNHKDIGTMYLWFSFIMFLLGGSFAMVIRAELFQPGLQIVEPAFFNQMTTMHGLIMVFGAVMPAFVGLANWMIPLMIGAPDMALPRMNNFSFWLLPAAFLLLVSTLFSPGGGPNFGWTFYAPLSTTYAPASVTFFIFAIHLMGISSIMGAINVIATILNLRAPGMTLMKMPLFVWTWLITAFLLIAVMPVLAGVVTMMLMDIHFGTSFFSAAGGGDPVLFQHVFWFFGHPEVYIMILPAFGAVSSIIPAFSRKPLFGYTSMVYATGAIAFLSFIVWAHHMFVVGIPVVGELFFMYATMLIAVPTGVKVFNWVSTMWEGSLTFETPMLFAIAFVILFTIGGFSGLMLAIAPADFQYHDTYFVVAHFHYVLVPGAIFGIFASAYYWLPKWTGHMYDETLGKLHFWLSFIGMNMAFFPMHFVGLAGMPRRIPDYNLQFADFNMVSSIGAFMFGATQIFFLFIVIKCIRGGAPAPAKPWDGAEGLEWSIPSPAPYHTFQTPPEVK is encoded by the coding sequence ATGAGCACAGTGATCGACGACCACGCCCACGGCCATGAGCACGCCCACGGCCCGGCCAAGGGCCTGATGCGCTGGGTACTGACCACCAACCATAAAGACATCGGCACGATGTACCTGTGGTTCAGCTTCATCATGTTCCTGCTTGGCGGCTCGTTCGCCATGGTGATCCGCGCCGAGCTGTTCCAGCCTGGCCTGCAGATCGTGGAGCCAGCCTTCTTCAACCAGATGACCACCATGCACGGCCTGATCATGGTGTTTGGCGCGGTGATGCCGGCCTTCGTCGGCCTGGCCAACTGGATGATCCCGTTGATGATCGGCGCGCCTGACATGGCCCTGCCGCGCATGAACAACTTCAGCTTCTGGCTGCTGCCGGCAGCCTTCCTGCTGTTGGTCTCGACCCTGTTCAGCCCGGGTGGCGGGCCGAACTTCGGCTGGACCTTCTACGCCCCGCTGTCCACCACCTACGCCCCCGCCAGCGTCACCTTCTTCATCTTCGCCATCCACCTGATGGGTATCAGCTCGATCATGGGCGCGATCAACGTGATTGCCACCATCCTCAACCTGCGTGCGCCTGGCATGACCCTGATGAAGATGCCGCTGTTTGTCTGGACCTGGCTGATCACGGCCTTTCTGCTGATTGCGGTGATGCCGGTGCTGGCCGGTGTGGTGACCATGATGCTGATGGACATTCACTTCGGCACCAGTTTCTTCAGCGCGGCCGGGGGCGGTGACCCGGTGCTGTTCCAGCACGTGTTCTGGTTCTTCGGCCACCCCGAGGTGTACATCATGATCCTGCCGGCCTTTGGTGCGGTCAGCTCGATCATCCCGGCGTTCTCGCGCAAGCCGCTGTTCGGCTACACCTCGATGGTGTACGCCACCGGCGCAATTGCCTTTCTGTCGTTCATCGTCTGGGCCCACCACATGTTCGTGGTCGGCATCCCGGTAGTCGGTGAGCTGTTCTTCATGTACGCCACCATGCTGATTGCCGTGCCCACCGGGGTGAAGGTGTTCAATTGGGTCAGCACCATGTGGGAAGGCTCGCTCACCTTCGAAACGCCGATGTTGTTCGCCATCGCCTTCGTCATCCTGTTTACCATCGGCGGCTTCTCCGGGCTGATGCTGGCCATCGCCCCGGCGGACTTCCAGTACCACGACACCTACTTCGTGGTGGCGCACTTCCACTACGTGCTGGTGCCCGGGGCAATCTTCGGCATCTTCGCCTCGGCGTACTACTGGCTGCCGAAATGGACCGGCCACATGTACGACGAAACCCTTGGCAAGCTGCACTTCTGGCTGTCGTTCATCGGCATGAACATGGCCTTCTTCCCCATGCACTTCGTAGGGCTGGCCGGCATGCCGCGGCGCATCCCGGACTACAACCTGCAGTTCGCCGACTTCAACATGGTGTCGTCCATCGGCGCGTTCATGTTCGGCGCCACGCAGATCTTCTTCCTGTTCATCGTCATCAAGTGCATCCGCGGCGGGGCGCCGGCACCGGCCAAGCCCTGGGATGGCGCCGAAGGCCTGGAGTGGTCGATCCCCTCACCTGCGCCCTACCACACCTTCCAGACACCCCCGGAAGTGAAATAG
- a CDS encoding COX15/CtaA family protein → MARPGFRIAVFATLLALLVVLLGAYTRLTHAGLGCPDWPGCYGFISVPKSEAQLAHAELHFPDHPVEEAKGWAEMVHRYFAGTLAMVIALLAFQALRRHARDGQPYRLPVLLLGVVLAQAAFGMWTVTLKLWPQVVTAHLLGGFTTLSLLFLLSLRLSRAFAPLPKLPLSLRRIAALALLVVVGQIALGGWVSANYAAVACIDLPTCHGQWWPAADFSNGFHLTQHVGPNYLGGQLDSDARTAIHISHRLGALLVTCVLLMLSWKLYRCGLPGLARLVLLALALQVGLGISNVVFHLPLAVAVAHNAGGALLLLSMVLVNYRIRVVDKVRVGVGQGWRLRPVAGVGISHHMRNDSWRRF, encoded by the coding sequence ATGGCCAGACCTGGATTCCGCATTGCTGTGTTCGCCACCCTGTTGGCACTGCTGGTCGTCCTGCTGGGTGCCTACACCCGCCTGACCCACGCCGGCCTCGGCTGCCCCGACTGGCCGGGTTGCTATGGCTTCATCAGCGTGCCCAAGAGCGAGGCCCAGCTTGCCCATGCCGAGCTGCACTTCCCCGATCACCCGGTGGAAGAGGCCAAGGGCTGGGCGGAAATGGTCCATCGCTATTTCGCCGGTACCTTGGCCATGGTGATTGCCCTGCTCGCCTTCCAGGCGCTGCGTCGGCATGCCCGCGATGGCCAGCCTTACCGCCTGCCGGTGCTGTTGCTGGGTGTGGTGCTGGCCCAGGCGGCTTTCGGCATGTGGACGGTCACCCTGAAGCTGTGGCCGCAGGTGGTCACGGCGCATTTGCTGGGCGGCTTCACCACCCTGAGCTTGCTATTCCTGTTGTCACTGCGTCTATCCCGGGCCTTTGCGCCCTTGCCGAAACTGCCACTGAGCCTGCGGCGGATCGCTGCGCTGGCGCTGTTGGTGGTGGTCGGCCAGATCGCCCTGGGCGGCTGGGTCAGTGCCAACTATGCAGCGGTCGCCTGCATTGACCTGCCGACCTGTCACGGCCAGTGGTGGCCAGCGGCGGACTTCAGCAATGGCTTCCACCTGACCCAGCACGTCGGCCCCAATTACCTGGGCGGGCAACTGGACAGTGATGCCCGCACGGCCATCCACATCAGCCACCGCCTGGGCGCGCTACTGGTCACCTGCGTGCTGCTGATGCTCAGTTGGAAGCTGTACCGCTGTGGCCTCCCCGGTCTGGCGCGGCTGGTGCTGCTGGCGCTGGCCCTGCAAGTGGGCCTGGGCATCAGCAACGTGGTATTCCACCTGCCGCTGGCGGTAGCGGTTGCGCACAATGCCGGCGGGGCGCTGTTGCTGTTGAGCATGGTGCTGGTGAACTACCGCATTCGAGTGGTCGACAAGGTTCGCGTGGGTGTCGGCCAAGGTTGGCGCCTGCGTCCGGTGGCCGGCGTGGGCATTTCCCATCACATGAGGAACGACTCGTGGCGACGCTTCTGA
- a CDS encoding twin transmembrane helix small protein, translating into MLKAAIVLMLLATIASLFSGLVFLVKDDENSTRLLKALTVRVTLAALTIALVAWGLLSGQLVSHAPF; encoded by the coding sequence ATGCTCAAGGCCGCGATTGTCCTGATGCTGTTGGCCACGATTGCCAGCCTGTTCAGTGGCCTGGTGTTTCTGGTCAAGGACGACGAAAACTCGACGCGTCTGCTGAAGGCTCTGACCGTGCGGGTGACCCTGGCGGCCCTGACCATTGCCCTGGTCGCCTGGGGTTTGCTCAGCGGTCAGCTGGTTTCACACGCGCCCTTCTGA
- the cyoE gene encoding heme o synthase, whose amino-acid sequence MATLLSARRANWRDYLELTKPKVVVLMLITSLAGMFLATRAGVGWSVLLFGNLGIGLCAGAAAVVNHVVDRRIDALMARTHKRPLAQGRVEPLPALLFALALALLGMALLLAFTNALTAWLTLASLLGYAVLYTGFLKRATPQNIVIGGLAGAAPPLLGWVAVSGHVSAEPLLLVLIIFAWTPPHFWALAIHRKEEYAKADIPMLPVTHGERYTKLHILLYTLILLAVSLLPYAIHMSGPLYLACALALGLRFLQWAWVLYRGSRPHAAIGTFKYSIGYLFALFIALLLDHYLLLNL is encoded by the coding sequence GTGGCGACGCTTCTGAGCGCACGACGGGCCAACTGGCGCGATTACCTGGAGCTGACCAAGCCCAAGGTGGTGGTACTGATGCTGATCACTTCGCTGGCCGGCATGTTCCTGGCCACACGGGCGGGGGTCGGCTGGAGCGTGCTGCTGTTCGGCAACCTGGGCATCGGCCTGTGCGCTGGCGCTGCGGCGGTGGTGAACCATGTGGTGGACCGGCGCATCGATGCGCTGATGGCCCGCACCCACAAGCGGCCGCTGGCCCAAGGCCGGGTCGAGCCGCTACCGGCCTTGCTGTTTGCACTGGCGTTGGCGCTGCTGGGCATGGCCCTGCTGCTGGCGTTCACCAACGCCCTCACCGCCTGGCTGACCCTGGCTTCGCTGCTGGGTTATGCGGTGCTCTACACCGGCTTTCTCAAGCGTGCCACGCCACAGAACATCGTCATCGGCGGCCTGGCCGGCGCCGCCCCGCCGTTGCTCGGCTGGGTGGCGGTAAGCGGCCATGTCAGCGCCGAACCTTTGCTGCTGGTGCTGATCATTTTCGCCTGGACCCCGCCGCACTTCTGGGCGCTGGCCATCCACCGCAAGGAAGAGTACGCCAAGGCCGATATCCCGATGCTGCCGGTGACCCATGGCGAGCGCTACACCAAGCTGCATATTTTGCTGTACACCCTGATTCTGCTGGCGGTGAGCCTGCTGCCCTATGCCATCCACATGAGCGGCCCACTGTACCTGGCTTGTGCCCTGGCCTTGGGGCTGCGCTTCCTGCAATGGGCCTGGGTGTTGTACCGTGGCAGCCGGCCGCACGCGGCGATCGGCACCTTCAAGTACTCTATCGGCTACCTGTTCGCGCTGTTCATCGCGTTGCTCCTCGACCACTACCTGTTGCTGAACCTATGA
- a CDS encoding cytochrome c oxidase assembly protein produces MNGLSLKRLVTRLLMLTVVMFAFGFALVPIYDVMCKAFGINGKTGGQYEGSQVSDPSRSVRVQFMSTNASDMVWDFYSTADQLEVNPGAVNQMIFVAHNPTDRPMSAQAIPSITPAEAAAYFHKTECFCFTQQVLQPGERIEMPVRFIVDRDLPASVKHLTLAYTLFDITARHPPVAHVAAQDVQGAR; encoded by the coding sequence ATGAACGGCCTGTCGCTGAAACGCCTGGTAACGCGCCTGCTGATGCTGACGGTGGTGATGTTCGCCTTCGGCTTCGCTCTGGTGCCGATCTACGACGTGATGTGCAAGGCCTTCGGCATCAACGGCAAGACCGGAGGGCAATACGAGGGCAGCCAGGTCAGTGACCCGTCGCGTTCGGTGCGGGTGCAGTTCATGTCGACCAATGCCAGCGACATGGTCTGGGACTTCTACTCCACGGCTGACCAACTGGAGGTCAACCCGGGGGCGGTGAACCAGATGATCTTCGTCGCGCACAACCCGACCGACCGACCCATGAGCGCGCAGGCGATACCCAGCATCACCCCGGCCGAGGCCGCAGCGTACTTCCACAAGACCGAGTGCTTCTGCTTTACCCAGCAGGTGCTGCAGCCCGGCGAACGCATCGAGATGCCCGTGCGCTTCATCGTCGACCGCGACCTGCCGGCCAGCGTGAAGCACCTGACACTGGCCTACACCTTGTTCGACATCACCGCTCGCCACCCGCCGGTCGCGCATGTTGCGGCCCAGGACGTCCAGGGCGCCCGTTAA
- the coxB gene encoding cytochrome c oxidase subunit II, with protein MMRHPHVWMGLLLWSVFGQANAAWTVNMHPGATEVSNAVFDLHMTIFWICVIIGVVVFGAMFWSMVVHRRSTGQQAAHFHEHTWVEIMWTVVPFLILVVMAIPATKTLIDIYDASESDIDIQVTGYQWKWHYKYLGQDVEFFSNLATPTDQIHNKAPKDEHYLLEVDQPLVLPVGAKVRFLVTAADVIHSWWVPAFAVKRDAIPGFVNEAWTRIEKPGIYRGQCTELCGKDHGFMPVVVEVKSKADYDTWLGERKAEAAKLKELTSKEWTLEELVERGDKVYHTTCVACHQAEGQGLPPMFPALKGSKIATGPKEGHLSIVFHGKPGTAMAAFGKQLSEVDIAAVVTYERNAWGNNKGDMVTPKDVLALKQAEAK; from the coding sequence ATGATGCGACATCCACATGTCTGGATGGGCCTCCTGTTGTGGTCGGTTTTTGGTCAGGCCAACGCCGCCTGGACCGTGAACATGCACCCGGGGGCGACGGAGGTTTCCAACGCCGTCTTCGACCTGCACATGACCATCTTCTGGATCTGCGTGATCATCGGCGTAGTTGTATTCGGCGCGATGTTCTGGTCCATGGTCGTCCACCGCCGCTCCACTGGCCAGCAGGCCGCGCATTTCCACGAGCATACCTGGGTGGAAATCATGTGGACCGTAGTGCCCTTCCTGATTCTGGTGGTGATGGCCATCCCGGCCACCAAGACCCTGATCGACATCTACGACGCCAGCGAGTCGGACATCGACATCCAGGTCACCGGCTACCAGTGGAAGTGGCACTACAAATACCTGGGCCAGGATGTGGAGTTCTTCAGCAACCTGGCCACCCCCACCGATCAGATTCACAACAAGGCCCCCAAGGACGAGCATTACCTGCTCGAAGTCGACCAGCCGCTGGTGCTGCCGGTGGGCGCCAAGGTGCGCTTCCTGGTGACTGCTGCCGACGTCATCCACTCCTGGTGGGTGCCGGCCTTCGCGGTCAAGCGCGACGCCATCCCCGGCTTTGTCAACGAAGCCTGGACCCGTATCGAAAAGCCCGGCATCTACCGCGGCCAATGCACCGAGCTGTGCGGCAAGGACCACGGCTTCATGCCGGTAGTGGTGGAGGTCAAGTCCAAGGCCGACTACGACACCTGGCTGGGCGAGCGCAAGGCTGAAGCCGCCAAGCTCAAGGAACTGACCAGCAAGGAGTGGACCCTGGAAGAGCTGGTGGAACGTGGCGACAAGGTCTACCACACCACCTGCGTGGCCTGTCACCAGGCCGAAGGCCAGGGCCTGCCGCCGATGTTCCCGGCGCTCAAGGGCTCGAAGATCGCCACCGGGCCGAAGGAAGGCCACCTGAGCATTGTCTTCCACGGCAAGCCCGGTACCGCCATGGCGGCGTTCGGCAAGCAGCTCTCGGAAGTCGACATTGCCGCCGTTGTCACCTACGAACGCAACGCCTGGGGCAACAACAAGGGCGACATGGTCACGCCGAAGGACGTGCTGGCGCTGAAGCAGGCAGAAGCCAAGTGA
- a CDS encoding SCO family protein, whose product MTRTQKTVFILVALVALILGLTVNKVLNGRDQPNPAELIDAGIILLPQSRTVADVTMTNQDGQPVQLDDLKGKWSLLFFGYTYCPDICPTTLAQLRQVKSELPKEAVDRLQVVLVSVDPNRDTPNQLKQYLGYFDKDFVGVAGSIEDTQKLANTLSIPFIPADTSKPGYTVDHSGNLAVVGPDGRQRGFIRAPFNNQKLVAQLPGLVKRD is encoded by the coding sequence ATGACCCGAACCCAGAAAACCGTCTTCATCCTCGTCGCCCTGGTCGCGTTGATCCTGGGCCTTACCGTCAACAAGGTGCTCAATGGCCGCGACCAGCCCAACCCCGCCGAGCTGATCGACGCCGGCATTATCCTGCTGCCGCAGAGCCGCACCGTGGCTGACGTGACCATGACCAACCAGGACGGGCAGCCGGTACAGCTGGATGACCTGAAAGGCAAATGGTCGCTGTTGTTCTTCGGCTACACCTACTGCCCGGACATCTGCCCGACCACCCTGGCCCAGTTGCGCCAGGTGAAGAGCGAGCTGCCCAAGGAAGCCGTCGACCGGCTGCAGGTGGTGTTGGTGAGTGTGGACCCGAACCGCGATACGCCGAACCAGCTGAAGCAGTACCTGGGCTATTTCGACAAGGACTTTGTCGGGGTGGCGGGGTCGATCGAAGATACCCAGAAGCTGGCCAATACCTTGAGCATTCCGTTCATTCCGGCGGATACGAGCAAACCGGGGTATACCGTGGATCACAGCGGCAACCTGGCGGTAGTCGGGCCTGATGGGCGTCAGCGCGGGTTCATTCGTGCGCCGTTCAACAACCAGAAGCTGGTGGCGCAGTTGCCCGGGCTTGTGAAGCGGGATTGA